One stretch of Streptomyces sp. MMBL 11-1 DNA includes these proteins:
- a CDS encoding DUF5701 family protein encodes MPNASTADPAHALPSPADQARRLIELGVHEIAGIPAEDIHAFAETADPGRDILLAVHPDHAPASTLAPLLLRDGKPGFVVVDMPDVDQFTPNTAELPDTPLYFITGPDRGDHMSNWSPEEALPAFTQQGRTPLVLTEGIHWVLQQPAVLQRNLCFMTIGSRLRKANGTLDARTPAIWISNGTGRDSRERRNAPKIGWCWWGNRHTWLGFASATSRERQ; translated from the coding sequence TTGCCCAACGCTTCCACTGCCGACCCTGCACACGCGCTCCCGTCACCAGCCGACCAGGCACGGCGCCTGATCGAGCTCGGAGTGCACGAGATCGCGGGGATCCCCGCCGAGGACATCCACGCGTTCGCCGAAACAGCCGACCCGGGCCGCGACATACTGCTCGCCGTCCATCCCGACCACGCCCCCGCCTCCACCCTCGCACCACTACTGCTACGCGACGGCAAGCCCGGCTTCGTCGTCGTCGACATGCCCGACGTCGACCAGTTCACCCCCAACACGGCCGAACTCCCCGACACACCGCTCTACTTCATCACCGGACCCGACCGCGGCGACCACATGTCCAACTGGAGCCCGGAGGAAGCGTTGCCCGCCTTCACCCAACAGGGCCGCACCCCCCTGGTACTCACCGAGGGCATCCACTGGGTCCTGCAGCAACCGGCGGTACTCCAGCGGAACCTCTGCTTCATGACCATCGGGTCCCGGCTACGCAAAGCGAACGGCACCCTGGACGCGCGCACCCCGGCCATCTGGATCAGCAACGGCACCGGGCGAGACAGCCGGGAACGGCGCAACGCACCCAAGATCGGCTGGTGCTGGTGGGGCAACCGCCACACCTGGCTGGGATTCGCCTCCGCCACAAGCCGCGAACGTCAATAA
- a CDS encoding HAD domain-containing protein, with translation MTGTVQRPLLFLDVDGPLIPFGTTSRPHPTYGTDPGTPGAGANPLLTRIDPRHGPRLAALPCELVWATTWGEDANAWVAPRVRLPPLPVVSWPEPSEADGTAGVEDQDERDGLHWKTRALVARAAGRPFVWVDDEITDTDRAWVAAHHPGPALLHRVDPRQGLADSDYTAIDAWLRNEADDS, from the coding sequence GTGACCGGCACCGTGCAGCGTCCGCTGCTGTTCCTCGACGTCGACGGCCCGCTCATCCCCTTCGGCACGACGTCCCGCCCCCACCCGACCTACGGGACGGACCCCGGGACTCCGGGGGCCGGCGCGAATCCACTCCTCACCAGGATCGATCCTCGGCACGGGCCCCGGCTCGCGGCGCTGCCCTGCGAGCTCGTCTGGGCGACGACGTGGGGGGAGGACGCGAACGCGTGGGTCGCGCCCCGCGTCCGCCTGCCGCCGTTGCCGGTCGTTTCCTGGCCGGAGCCCTCCGAGGCCGACGGCACGGCCGGAGTGGAGGACCAGGACGAGCGGGACGGGCTGCACTGGAAGACCCGTGCCCTGGTCGCACGGGCCGCCGGGCGTCCTTTCGTCTGGGTCGACGACGAGATCACCGACACCGACCGGGCCTGGGTCGCCGCCCATCACCCGGGCCCCGCCCTGCTCCACCGGGTCGACCCCCGGCAAGGCCTGGCGGACAGCGACTACACGGCTATCGACGCCTGGCTGCGGAACGAAGCGGACGACTCATAG
- a CDS encoding DUF998 domain-containing protein: MRSAPWWALVSSGCAPVFLVGAWMIAQLRQGPEYDPARQTLSVLASYGAAAYWLMTGMLLVLGTSYMVTAHALRAAAPAGRVALAGGGLSALALTLVPAPSSGGAWGHGAVSTVGLVLLAVWPPLAAVRGRGPVPWGLRLDVSLAASALMCASALWFLAELQGAGAPGVAERVVTFVQALWPFLVVVSCRRSAA, from the coding sequence ATGCGATCTGCTCCGTGGTGGGCCTTGGTTTCCTCCGGATGCGCGCCCGTCTTTCTGGTCGGCGCCTGGATGATCGCGCAGCTGCGTCAAGGGCCGGAGTACGACCCCGCGAGGCAGACGCTGAGCGTGCTGGCCTCCTACGGCGCCGCCGCCTATTGGCTGATGACGGGGATGCTTCTGGTGCTGGGGACGTCCTACATGGTGACGGCGCACGCGCTCCGGGCGGCGGCGCCCGCCGGACGGGTCGCCCTGGCAGGCGGCGGACTGTCCGCACTGGCCCTGACGCTGGTGCCCGCCCCGAGCAGCGGCGGGGCGTGGGGGCACGGGGCCGTGTCCACCGTGGGCCTCGTGCTGCTGGCGGTGTGGCCTCCGCTGGCCGCCGTCCGGGGAAGGGGGCCGGTGCCGTGGGGGCTGAGGCTCGATGTGTCGCTCGCCGCGAGCGCTTTGATGTGCGCGAGCGCTCTGTGGTTCCTGGCGGAGCTGCAGGGGGCGGGGGCGCCCGGCGTCGCCGAGCGCGTGGTGACGTTCGTCCAGGCGCTGTGGCCGTTCCTGGTGGTCGTCTCCTGCCGGAGAAGCGCGGCCTGA
- a CDS encoding YciI family protein, with amino-acid sequence MAKYLLLKHYRGAPAAVNDVPMDRWTPEEISAHMRYMQDFADRLEKTGEFVDGSALAPEGAWVRYDGEGRPPVTDGPFAETKDLIAGWMIIDVDGYDRAVELAGELSAAPGAGGKPIHEWLEVRPFLSAPPTVTE; translated from the coding sequence ATGGCCAAGTACCTGCTGCTCAAGCACTACCGCGGAGCCCCGGCCGCGGTCAATGACGTACCGATGGACCGGTGGACGCCCGAGGAGATCTCGGCGCACATGCGGTACATGCAGGATTTCGCGGACCGGCTGGAGAAGACCGGGGAGTTCGTCGACGGCTCGGCGCTCGCCCCCGAGGGCGCGTGGGTGCGGTACGACGGCGAGGGCCGCCCGCCGGTCACCGACGGGCCGTTCGCCGAGACCAAGGACCTCATCGCCGGCTGGATGATCATCGACGTCGACGGCTACGACCGCGCCGTCGAGCTGGCCGGGGAGCTGTCGGCCGCTCCGGGGGCGGGCGGAAAGCCCATCCACGAGTGGCTGGAGGTCCGGCCGTTCCTGTCCGCGCCGCCCACCGTCACGGAGTGA
- a CDS encoding RNA polymerase sigma factor — translation MNEALLRSLAPSVLGILVRRGADFAAAEDAVQDALVEAVRVWPDEQPRDPKGWLVTVAWRRFLDATRAEAARRRREGLVDEEPAPGPVPSVDDTLQLYFLCAHPSLTPSSAVALTLRAVGGLTTRQIARAYLVPEATMAQRISRAKRTVSGVPFDRPGDVATVLRVLYLVFNEGYSGDVDLAAEAIRLTRQLAAAIDHPEVAGLLALMLLHHARRATRTAPDGSLVPLAEQDRGRWDTVAIAEGVEILQAALARDRLGEFQAQAAVAALHADAPTAGETDWVQIVEWYDELAGLTDSPVVRLNRAVAVGEADGPRAGLAALAELSDTLPRHTAVAAYLHERDGDLPTAARLYAEAAHKAPTLAERDHLTRQAARLNARLRR, via the coding sequence ATGAACGAGGCCCTTCTGCGGAGCCTCGCTCCGAGCGTTCTCGGAATCCTCGTCCGCCGCGGAGCAGACTTCGCGGCGGCCGAGGACGCCGTGCAGGACGCCCTGGTCGAAGCGGTCCGTGTATGGCCGGACGAGCAACCGCGGGACCCGAAGGGCTGGCTGGTCACCGTGGCCTGGCGGCGGTTCCTCGACGCGACCCGGGCGGAGGCCGCCCGGCGGCGGCGGGAGGGCCTCGTCGACGAGGAGCCGGCGCCCGGGCCCGTGCCGTCGGTGGACGACACGCTCCAGCTCTATTTCCTGTGCGCCCACCCGTCGCTGACACCGTCGTCCGCCGTCGCGCTCACGCTGCGCGCCGTCGGCGGGCTCACGACCCGCCAGATCGCCCGGGCCTATCTGGTGCCCGAGGCGACCATGGCGCAGCGCATCAGCCGGGCGAAGCGCACCGTCTCCGGTGTGCCGTTCGATCGGCCCGGCGATGTCGCCACCGTGCTGCGGGTCCTCTATCTGGTTTTCAACGAGGGCTATTCCGGCGACGTCGACCTCGCCGCCGAGGCGATCCGCCTCACCCGGCAGCTCGCGGCAGCGATCGACCACCCGGAGGTGGCGGGGCTGCTCGCCCTCATGCTGCTCCACCATGCCCGCCGCGCCACCCGGACCGCGCCCGACGGGAGCCTGGTGCCGCTCGCCGAGCAGGACCGGGGCCGCTGGGACACCGTGGCCATCGCCGAGGGCGTCGAGATCCTGCAGGCGGCCCTCGCCCGCGACCGGCTGGGCGAGTTCCAGGCCCAGGCCGCCGTCGCCGCGCTCCACGCCGACGCGCCGACCGCCGGTGAGACCGACTGGGTGCAGATCGTCGAATGGTACGACGAGCTCGCGGGCCTGACGGACAGCCCGGTCGTCCGGCTCAACCGGGCGGTGGCCGTCGGTGAGGCCGACGGGCCGCGTGCCGGGCTGGCCGCACTCGCCGAGCTGAGCGACACGTTGCCCCGTCACACGGCGGTGGCGGCGTATCTCCACGAGCGCGACGGCGACCTGCCGACGGCGGCTCGGCTGTACGCGGAAGCCGCCCACAAGGCTCCTACGCTCGCCGAGCGCGACCACCTGACGCGCCAGGCCGCCCGGCTCAACGCCCGTCTTCGGCGTTGA
- a CDS encoding glycoside hydrolase family 6 protein, translated as MRIRGTTPHALRRRAAAALSALMMGAALAVAVPGQASAAAARVDNPYTGATPYVNPDWSAKAAAEPGGDVIADEPSFVWMDRIAAIEGTPGARGLRAHLDTAVSQGADLFQVVIYNLPGRDCAALASNGELGPTELSRYKNDYIDPIADILDDPAYASLRIVTLIEPDSLPNLVTNAGGTAGSTPECATMKANGNYEKGIGYALHTLGAVPNVYNYVDAAHHGWLGWDSNFVPAAQQFKKAATMEGATVSDVHGFIVNTANYSALQEPHFAVTDSVNGTTVRQSSWVDWNYYVDELSFAKALRTELVRQGFASDIGMLIDTARNGWGGTSRPSGPGPLTSADAYVDGSRTDRRIHAGNWCNQSGAGIGERPTTAPEPGIDAYVWAKPPGESDGSSEPRDNDEGKGFDRMCDPTYTGNGRNGFNLTGALPDSPVAGHWFSAQFQELLRNAHPPLDGGSGGEEDTQAPTVPTNLRVTAKSSSSVTLAWTASTDDTGVTGYDVLRDGVRVGTAATATYTDTGVRASTAYSYSVRAKDAAGNVSAGSPAAQVTTEAGGGTGTGALKAEYRNTDGSPTDNQIRMSLRLVNTGSAAIDLSTVTARYWFTSDGGASTFATACDYAVLGCGNVTHGVRPVSAPATGAGHYLEVGFGSGSLAAGATTGEIQLRLNKSDWSAFQESDDYSRSTNTAFADAPRIGVFTGSTLAWGTAP; from the coding sequence ATGAGAATCAGAGGCACCACCCCGCACGCACTCCGCAGGAGGGCGGCCGCCGCACTGTCCGCACTGATGATGGGCGCCGCACTCGCGGTGGCCGTACCCGGACAGGCGTCAGCCGCCGCCGCCCGCGTCGACAACCCCTACACAGGCGCCACCCCGTACGTGAATCCCGACTGGTCCGCCAAGGCCGCCGCCGAGCCCGGCGGCGACGTCATCGCGGACGAGCCGTCGTTCGTCTGGATGGACCGCATCGCCGCGATCGAAGGCACACCCGGCGCGCGAGGCCTGCGCGCGCACCTCGACACGGCCGTGAGCCAGGGAGCCGACCTCTTCCAGGTCGTCATCTACAACCTCCCCGGCCGGGACTGCGCCGCACTCGCCTCCAACGGCGAACTCGGCCCCACCGAGCTGAGCCGTTACAAGAACGACTACATCGACCCCATCGCCGACATCCTCGACGACCCGGCCTACGCGAGCCTGCGCATTGTCACGCTCATCGAACCGGACTCGCTGCCCAACCTCGTCACCAACGCCGGAGGGACCGCCGGCTCCACGCCCGAGTGCGCCACGATGAAGGCCAACGGCAACTACGAGAAGGGCATCGGATACGCCCTGCACACCCTGGGCGCCGTGCCCAACGTCTACAACTACGTCGACGCCGCCCACCACGGCTGGCTCGGCTGGGACTCCAACTTCGTCCCCGCGGCCCAGCAGTTCAAGAAGGCCGCGACGATGGAGGGCGCCACCGTCTCCGACGTGCACGGCTTCATCGTCAACACGGCCAACTACTCGGCGCTCCAGGAGCCGCACTTCGCGGTGACCGACTCCGTGAACGGGACCACGGTGCGCCAGTCGAGCTGGGTGGACTGGAACTACTACGTGGACGAGCTCTCGTTCGCCAAGGCTCTGCGCACGGAACTGGTGCGCCAGGGCTTCGCCTCCGACATCGGCATGCTCATCGACACCGCCCGTAACGGCTGGGGCGGGACCTCCCGGCCCTCCGGGCCCGGGCCGCTGACCAGCGCCGACGCCTATGTCGACGGGAGCCGGACCGACCGTCGCATCCACGCCGGCAACTGGTGCAACCAGAGCGGCGCCGGCATCGGCGAGCGTCCCACGACCGCCCCCGAGCCGGGGATCGACGCCTATGTCTGGGCCAAGCCCCCGGGCGAGTCCGACGGCAGCAGCGAGCCCCGGGACAACGACGAGGGCAAGGGCTTCGACCGGATGTGCGACCCGACGTACACCGGCAACGGCCGCAACGGCTTCAACCTCACAGGTGCCCTGCCGGACTCCCCGGTGGCCGGGCACTGGTTCTCCGCACAGTTCCAGGAACTGCTTCGCAACGCCCACCCGCCGCTGGACGGCGGCAGCGGAGGCGAGGAGGACACCCAGGCGCCGACCGTGCCCACGAACCTGCGGGTGACGGCCAAGTCCAGCAGCAGCGTCACCCTCGCCTGGACGGCGTCCACGGACGACACCGGCGTCACGGGGTATGACGTCCTCCGTGACGGCGTCCGGGTGGGGACGGCGGCCACGGCGACCTATACCGACACCGGCGTGCGTGCCTCGACCGCCTACAGCTACTCGGTCAGGGCCAAGGACGCGGCAGGCAACGTCTCGGCGGGGAGCCCGGCCGCGCAGGTCACCACCGAGGCGGGTGGCGGCACCGGAACAGGAGCGCTCAAGGCCGAGTACCGCAACACCGACGGCTCTCCGACCGACAATCAGATCCGGATGTCCCTCCGCCTGGTCAACACCGGTTCGGCCGCGATCGACCTCTCCACGGTGACGGCCCGCTACTGGTTCACCTCCGACGGCGGTGCGAGCACCTTCGCCACCGCCTGCGACTACGCGGTACTGGGCTGCGGCAACGTGACGCACGGTGTCCGTCCGGTGAGCGCGCCTGCCACGGGCGCAGGCCACTACCTGGAGGTCGGCTTCGGGAGCGGTAGCCTCGCGGCGGGCGCCACGACCGGGGAGATCCAGCTGCGTCTCAACAAGAGCGACTGGTCGGCATTCCAGGAGAGCGACGACTACAGCCGCTCCACCAACACCGCCTTCGCCGACGCCCCGAGGATCGGCGTCTTCACCGGCTCCACCCTCGCCTGGGGCACCGCCCCCTGA
- a CDS encoding PQQ-dependent sugar dehydrogenase, whose translation MRFRTRSSAIIGTLCLVTSLALATASAHEPAAPDRPVSASLTEVARAQGPSAGAAGPDDTLWIAERAGTVRVLDDQGLGAPVLDISDETTTDGERGLLGVAFDKAFEHFYISFTDLEGTSTVDEFAVEGGRLQPDTRRTVLTQTQPYANHNGGDIKFGPDGYLYIAFGDGGAGGDPHGNGQKLDTLLGKLLRIDPSGGEPYAIPADNPFVDDANAKDEIWAYGLRNPWRFSFDAGTGDLLIGDVGQSDWEEIDWAPADSEGGENYGWSSMEGTHPFRGGTEPANHVPPVHEYDRTGLGCSVTGGFVYRGDALGDLQGSYVFSDYCDGTLRTLQMRDGEVTGVGDLGVSGGEVISFVEGGDGELYVLGSGGAISRVDPA comes from the coding sequence GTGAGATTCCGCACCAGAAGCTCGGCGATCATCGGCACGCTCTGCCTCGTCACATCACTGGCGCTGGCCACGGCATCGGCCCACGAGCCGGCCGCCCCGGACCGGCCGGTGAGCGCTTCCCTGACCGAAGTGGCCAGGGCCCAGGGGCCGTCGGCCGGAGCGGCCGGACCCGATGACACGCTGTGGATCGCCGAACGCGCCGGTACCGTAAGGGTCCTGGACGATCAAGGCCTCGGCGCACCCGTGCTCGACATCTCCGACGAGACCACAACGGACGGCGAACGCGGCCTGCTGGGCGTCGCGTTCGACAAGGCCTTCGAGCACTTCTACATCTCGTTCACGGATCTCGAAGGCACCAGCACGGTGGACGAGTTCGCCGTGGAGGGCGGCCGGCTCCAGCCGGACACCCGGCGGACCGTTCTGACCCAGACGCAACCGTACGCGAACCACAACGGCGGGGACATCAAGTTCGGCCCCGACGGCTATCTGTACATCGCGTTCGGTGACGGCGGTGCGGGCGGCGACCCGCACGGCAACGGGCAGAAGCTCGACACCCTGCTCGGCAAGCTGTTGCGGATCGACCCGAGCGGAGGCGAGCCGTACGCGATCCCGGCGGACAATCCGTTCGTGGACGACGCGAACGCGAAGGACGAGATCTGGGCGTACGGGCTGCGCAATCCGTGGCGGTTCTCCTTCGACGCCGGCACGGGCGACCTGCTGATCGGCGATGTCGGCCAGAGCGACTGGGAGGAGATCGACTGGGCCCCGGCGGACAGCGAGGGCGGTGAGAACTACGGCTGGTCCTCCATGGAGGGCACCCACCCCTTCCGGGGCGGCACGGAGCCCGCGAACCACGTCCCGCCGGTCCACGAGTACGACCGTACGGGCCTCGGCTGCTCGGTGACCGGTGGATTCGTCTACCGCGGCGACGCGCTCGGGGACCTTCAGGGGAGCTATGTGTTCAGCGACTACTGCGACGGCACCCTGCGTACGCTCCAGATGCGGGACGGCGAGGTGACCGGCGTCGGCGACCTCGGAGTCAGCGGCGGCGAGGTGATCTCGTTCGTCGAGGGCGGTGACGGCGAGCTGTACGTCCTCGGCAGCGGCGGCGCCATCTCCCGCGTCGATCCCGCGTGA
- a CDS encoding XRE family transcriptional regulator, with protein sequence MTQEDGELDSLVRKRIRALRVAQGWSLEELAGRAKVSQSTLSRIENGRRRLALDQLVTLARALDTSLDQLVETASDDVVSYPTLDGAHGQMRWPIKAEPGMTVIRQRMTEPPPDNPARLRAHPGREWLVVLSGTAVLLLGNRRLRIETNQAAEFPTMLPHAIGAEGGPCELLGIFDRDARRGHQRGEGTEKADSPAPPGRSPR encoded by the coding sequence ATGACGCAAGAAGACGGTGAGCTGGACAGCCTGGTGCGCAAACGCATCCGCGCCCTGCGCGTGGCCCAGGGCTGGTCCCTGGAGGAGCTGGCCGGCCGGGCGAAGGTCAGTCAGTCCACGCTCAGCCGCATCGAGAACGGCCGGCGTCGGCTGGCCCTGGACCAGCTGGTCACGCTCGCCCGCGCCCTGGACACCTCCCTCGACCAGTTGGTGGAGACCGCCTCCGACGACGTCGTCTCTTACCCGACGCTCGACGGGGCCCACGGTCAGATGCGGTGGCCCATCAAGGCGGAACCCGGCATGACCGTCATCCGTCAGCGCATGACCGAGCCGCCGCCCGACAACCCCGCCCGGCTGCGCGCGCATCCGGGCCGCGAGTGGCTCGTCGTCCTGTCCGGCACCGCCGTCCTGCTTCTGGGCAACCGGCGCCTGCGGATCGAGACGAACCAGGCGGCGGAGTTCCCCACGATGCTCCCGCACGCGATCGGCGCCGAGGGCGGGCCGTGCGAGCTGCTGGGCATCTTCGACCGGGACGCCCGCCGTGGCCATCAGCGCGGTGAAGGCACGGAGAAGGCGGACTCCCCGGCCCCGCCCGGGCGGAGCCCGCGGTGA
- a CDS encoding VOC family protein, with product MTPINALIIDASDPERLAAFWSELLGRPVVGRTGPYVWLRREHGLGLGFQRTDAPKRSKNRMHFDISAPDPAAEQQRVEALGGRRLEGYAEGGFLVMGDPEGNEFCIIPEGPFDLDEEGRTNYMG from the coding sequence ATGACGCCGATCAACGCCCTCATCATCGATGCCTCGGACCCGGAACGGCTTGCCGCGTTCTGGTCCGAGCTGCTCGGCAGGCCGGTCGTGGGCCGTACCGGTCCCTACGTATGGCTGCGGCGCGAGCACGGCCTGGGACTGGGATTCCAGCGGACCGACGCGCCGAAGCGGTCCAAGAACCGGATGCACTTCGATATCTCGGCACCCGACCCGGCCGCGGAGCAGCAGCGAGTCGAGGCGCTCGGCGGGCGCCGGCTGGAGGGATACGCCGAGGGTGGCTTCCTGGTGATGGGCGACCCCGAGGGCAATGAGTTCTGCATCATCCCCGAGGGCCCTTTCGACCTCGACGAAGAAGGCCGCACGAACTATATGGGCTGA
- the thpR gene encoding RNA 2',3'-cyclic phosphodiesterase, producing the protein MNEPLEAVTGPPADECVRASTTRVFLALAPPDDAKEELARALRPAYDAYPRMRWNRIEDWHITLAFLGELPVAAVPPLIPPLAGLAARRRPLRLALHGGGHFDERVLWTGVTGDLAGLHHLAADVRALVRECGVSFPERPLRPHLTLARSRRGDHAATAEAAEGLAAFVGRSWEAGRLHLVGSNFGRGPGPIHYRDIEAWDFRHGASGT; encoded by the coding sequence GTGAACGAACCGCTCGAAGCCGTGACCGGCCCCCCTGCGGACGAGTGCGTCCGGGCCTCGACGACCCGCGTGTTCCTGGCGCTCGCCCCGCCCGACGACGCGAAGGAAGAGCTGGCGCGGGCGCTGCGCCCGGCCTACGACGCCTACCCCCGCATGCGGTGGAACCGTATCGAGGACTGGCACATCACCCTCGCGTTCCTCGGTGAGCTGCCGGTCGCCGCCGTCCCGCCCCTCATTCCTCCGCTCGCCGGGCTCGCGGCGCGGCGCCGGCCTCTGCGGCTGGCGCTGCACGGCGGCGGGCACTTCGACGAGCGGGTGCTGTGGACCGGGGTCACGGGGGACCTCGCAGGGCTGCATCACCTGGCCGCCGACGTACGCGCCCTCGTCAGGGAGTGCGGGGTCTCCTTCCCGGAGCGGCCGCTCCGGCCCCATCTGACCCTCGCCCGGTCCCGCCGGGGCGACCACGCGGCCACGGCGGAGGCCGCGGAAGGGCTCGCCGCGTTCGTCGGCCGGAGCTGGGAGGCCGGACGACTCCACCTGGTCGGCAGCAACTTCGGCCGAGGCCCGGGGCCGATCCACTACCGCGACATCGAGGCCTGGGACTTCCGCCACGGGGCGAGCGGGACCTGA
- a CDS encoding MarR family winged helix-turn-helix transcriptional regulator, producing the protein MTTAPGGSPDLSGVPDAELLRLDHQVCFSLHAASRAFGGFYRQALKDLGLTYSQYLVMLVLWEHGAQPVKGIGERLHLESGTLSPLLKRLETAGLVRRERSREDERSVLIDLTDEGARLRDRALSVPRGVLGATGLSLDEVLGLQEVLGRLTAALGKAADAY; encoded by the coding sequence ATGACCACTGCTCCGGGCGGCTCGCCCGATCTCTCCGGCGTCCCCGACGCGGAGCTGCTGCGACTGGACCACCAGGTCTGCTTCTCGCTGCACGCCGCGTCGCGCGCGTTCGGCGGCTTCTACCGGCAGGCTCTCAAGGACCTGGGTCTCACCTACTCGCAGTACCTGGTCATGCTGGTCCTCTGGGAACACGGCGCCCAGCCGGTCAAGGGCATCGGGGAGCGCCTCCATCTGGAGTCCGGGACCCTCTCGCCGCTGCTGAAGCGGCTGGAGACGGCCGGGCTGGTCCGGCGCGAGCGCAGCCGCGAGGACGAACGCTCCGTTCTGATCGACCTGACCGACGAGGGCGCGCGACTGCGCGACCGCGCGCTGTCCGTCCCCCGTGGCGTGCTGGGCGCCACCGGCCTGTCCCTGGACGAGGTTCTCGGGCTGCAGGAAGTCCTGGGCCGCCTCACCGCGGCCCTGGGTAAGGCCGCCGACGCCTACTGA
- a CDS encoding Ohr family peroxiredoxin: MDALYTAAATANGREGRAVSSDGQIDLPLAMPPALGGNGRGTNPEQLFAAGYAACFASAMAAVGRESKIDTKDASVTAEVSIGKDGDGFGLSVVMRVELPDSLAGEAGRKLVEATHAYCPYSRATRGNIDVELVIE; encoded by the coding sequence ATGGACGCGTTGTACACCGCCGCCGCCACCGCCAACGGCCGCGAGGGCCGTGCCGTAAGCTCGGACGGTCAGATCGACCTCCCCCTCGCCATGCCCCCGGCCCTCGGCGGCAACGGCCGGGGCACCAACCCCGAGCAGCTGTTCGCCGCCGGCTACGCCGCCTGTTTCGCCAGCGCGATGGCCGCTGTCGGTCGCGAGTCGAAGATCGACACCAAGGACGCCTCCGTGACCGCCGAGGTCTCCATCGGCAAGGACGGCGACGGCTTCGGGCTCTCGGTGGTCATGCGCGTGGAGCTCCCGGACTCCCTCGCGGGCGAGGCCGGGCGGAAGCTGGTCGAGGCCACCCACGCCTACTGCCCGTATTCCAGGGCCACCCGGGGGAACATCGACGTCGAGCTGGTCATCGAGTAG